The proteins below come from a single Synechococcus sp. WH 8101 genomic window:
- a CDS encoding DMT family transporter, whose protein sequence is MSLRLGLLMLLPFALWGTAMAAMAPLVASGGPLLVAALRLLPAGIAVLLSLPLFGASARVDPADWFWFLLFTLVDATVFQFCLARGLAFTGAGLGSVLIDSQPLMVALLARALFAEAINPVGWIGLLLGLAGIVCLGVPADLLQHWWLFGAPVPLSGLLGGGAGWMLAAAVAMAFGTVLSRYACRHSHPIAVTGWHMLIGGVPLLLLQAIAPGRPLWPDWTLPEWGLMAYASLLGSALAYGLFFWFATRRDLTGFSTLGFLTPVFALLSGGIWLQERLTTLQWIGVCLVLLSVVLVSQRRRFWEPSVPETLLSTGGSG, encoded by the coding sequence ATGTCCCTGCGGCTCGGGCTGTTGATGCTGTTGCCCTTCGCCCTGTGGGGCACGGCAATGGCGGCGATGGCCCCCCTGGTGGCTTCCGGCGGCCCCCTGCTGGTGGCTGCGCTGCGACTGTTGCCGGCGGGGATAGCGGTGCTACTGAGTCTGCCCCTGTTCGGTGCCTCCGCACGGGTGGATCCGGCCGACTGGTTTTGGTTTCTGCTCTTCACCCTGGTGGACGCCACGGTGTTCCAGTTCTGCCTGGCCCGCGGTTTGGCGTTCACCGGTGCCGGTCTTGGTTCGGTGCTGATTGACTCCCAGCCTCTGATGGTGGCTCTTCTGGCCCGGGCCCTCTTTGCTGAAGCGATCAATCCGGTGGGCTGGATTGGCTTGTTGCTGGGATTGGCCGGCATCGTCTGTCTTGGGGTTCCGGCCGATCTCTTGCAGCACTGGTGGTTGTTCGGAGCGCCGGTGCCGCTCTCCGGCCTGCTCGGCGGTGGGGCGGGCTGGATGCTGGCGGCGGCCGTGGCCATGGCGTTCGGCACCGTGCTGAGCCGCTATGCCTGCCGCCACAGTCATCCCATTGCTGTCACCGGGTGGCACATGCTGATCGGCGGGGTTCCGCTCCTGCTTCTGCAAGCCATCGCGCCAGGCCGCCCGCTCTGGCCGGATTGGACCTTGCCCGAGTGGGGGTTGATGGCCTACGCCAGCCTGCTGGGCAGCGCCTTGGCTTACGGATTGTTCTTCTGGTTCGCCACCCGCCGCGATCTCACCGGGTTCAGCACCCTGGGCTTTCTCACGCCGGTGTTTGCTCTGCTGTCGGGTGGGATCTGGCTGCAGGAACGGTTGACGACCCTCCAGTGGATCGGGGTCTGCCTCGTGCTGCTGTCGGTGGTTCTGGTCAGTCAGCGGCGTCGGTTTTGGGAGCCTTCGGTGCCCGAGACGCTTCTCTCCACAGGGGGATCGGGCTGA
- the sppA gene encoding signal peptide peptidase SppA, producing the protein MAWPWRRRSRRRMARIAIEGAIGASTRRRVLKALREVEKREFPALLLRIDSPGGTVGDSQEIHAALLRLRETGCRVVASFGNISASGGVYVGVAAETIVSNPGTITGSIGVILRGNNLSKLLERVGIRFETVKSGAYKDILSPDRALSAEERDLLQSLIDSSYEQFVQAVAVGRQLDADVVRQFADGRVFSGAQAKELGLVDALGDEETARRKAAELAGLEADSQPVTLGKPRKQLMGLLPGSGLLRQLGQLLESEVLLAHQPLWLFRP; encoded by the coding sequence ATGGCCTGGCCCTGGCGGCGCAGATCCCGACGACGCATGGCACGCATCGCCATCGAGGGAGCGATCGGAGCCTCCACACGCCGGCGGGTGCTGAAAGCCTTGCGTGAGGTGGAGAAGCGGGAATTCCCGGCCCTGCTTCTGCGGATCGACAGCCCCGGCGGCACGGTGGGGGACAGCCAGGAGATTCATGCCGCCCTGCTCCGTCTGCGCGAGACGGGGTGTCGGGTTGTCGCCAGCTTCGGCAACATCTCAGCCTCCGGTGGGGTGTATGTCGGAGTGGCCGCCGAAACGATCGTGAGCAACCCGGGCACGATCACCGGATCGATCGGCGTGATCCTGCGCGGCAACAACCTCTCCAAATTGCTGGAACGGGTCGGCATCCGCTTCGAAACCGTGAAAAGCGGCGCCTACAAAGACATTCTTTCCCCCGACCGCGCCCTGAGTGCCGAAGAGCGAGACCTGTTGCAATCGCTGATTGACAGCAGTTATGAGCAATTCGTGCAGGCGGTGGCCGTAGGACGCCAGCTGGACGCTGACGTGGTGCGGCAATTCGCCGACGGCCGGGTCTTCAGCGGCGCCCAGGCCAAGGAGCTCGGCCTCGTGGACGCCCTTGGCGACGAAGAAACCGCCCGCCGCAAGGCGGCGGAACTGGCCGGACTCGAGGCCGACAGTCAACCGGTGACACTGGGCAAACCGCGCAAACAGCTGATGGGGCTTCTGCCCGGCTCGGGGCTGCTGCGGCAGTTGGGGCAACTGCTGGAAAGCGAAGTGCTGCTGGCCCACCAACCCCTCTGGCTGTTCCGGCCATGA
- the aroH gene encoding chorismate mutase: MTASPKLCGLRGATTCSANTRDAIAASVGDLVGTLVQRNGLSAERIVSVTFSVTADLDACFPAAIARRQPGWDNVALLDCQQMAVQGDLPRCIRLLAHVWLPADQPPHHVYLGEAARLRPDRSGHN, encoded by the coding sequence ATGACCGCCTCGCCCAAGCTCTGCGGCCTCCGTGGAGCCACCACCTGCTCCGCCAACACCCGCGACGCGATTGCCGCAAGCGTCGGCGATCTTGTCGGCACCCTGGTGCAACGCAATGGGCTGAGCGCCGAACGCATCGTTTCGGTGACGTTTTCCGTGACCGCAGACCTGGATGCCTGTTTTCCCGCCGCAATCGCCCGGCGCCAGCCGGGCTGGGACAACGTGGCCCTGCTGGATTGCCAGCAGATGGCGGTGCAGGGCGATCTGCCGCGCTGCATCCGTCTGCTGGCCCACGTGTGGTTACCCGCCGATCAACCACCCCATCACGTCTACCTTGGCGAAGCGGCCCGCCTGCGTCCGGACAGATCCGGTCACAACTGA
- a CDS encoding DUF2808 domain-containing protein, which produces MLTPTLSTLRQTCRGAGLAGALSLTTGLLAATTLVDVAAPAATRAQGTPALLEFRWENSKDYRKLYYYQSSTAQLERAQYFFILRPKDRKSAILKLSITVPDYFNAKITPDDLTLCRMDPGGMLARTRCKEKLPAVFEVNEKQTAIEVFPDTPIPTGGTYGVVMNIFNPNRSGMFQFNALAQAPGDVPVAGYLGSWLIDIE; this is translated from the coding sequence ATGCTGACTCCCACACTGTCCACACTGCGCCAAACCTGTCGTGGGGCCGGCCTGGCCGGAGCCCTCAGCCTGACGACGGGCCTGCTTGCTGCAACAACGCTGGTCGACGTCGCCGCGCCAGCAGCCACCCGAGCCCAGGGCACTCCCGCCCTGCTGGAATTCCGTTGGGAAAACAGCAAGGATTACCGGAAGCTTTATTACTACCAGAGTTCAACCGCCCAGTTGGAGCGGGCCCAGTACTTTTTCATTCTTCGCCCGAAGGATCGCAAAAGCGCCATCCTCAAACTGAGCATCACGGTGCCCGATTACTTCAACGCCAAGATCACCCCGGATGACTTAACGCTCTGCAGGATGGATCCCGGCGGCATGCTGGCGCGCACCCGGTGCAAGGAAAAACTGCCTGCTGTGTTTGAGGTGAACGAGAAGCAGACGGCGATTGAGGTCTTTCCGGACACCCCCATTCCCACCGGTGGCACCTACGGCGTGGTGATGAACATCTTCAACCCCAACCGCAGCGGCATGTTCCAGTTCAACGCCCTGGCCCAGGCCCCGGGCGATGTGCCCGTGGCCGGTTACCTAGGCAGCTGGCTCATCGACATCGAATGA
- the rpmH gene encoding 50S ribosomal protein L34 codes for MTKRTLGGTSRKRKRVSGFRVRMRTHTGRRVIRSRRKRGRARLAV; via the coding sequence ATGACCAAACGAACACTCGGCGGTACTAGCCGCAAGCGCAAGCGCGTCTCCGGTTTCCGTGTTCGCATGCGGACCCACACGGGCCGTCGGGTGATCCGCAGCCGTCGTAAACGCGGTCGGGCGCGCCTGGCCGTCTGA
- a CDS encoding ribonuclease P protein component — MALPPPMRLRGHRCFDLLHRRGKRHDSDHLVLRVVQADPRRLIPSLQRWESLDPAARRCRCGVVISSKVSKRSVKRNRLRRFLHQYLRSRLEHDPGLADRWLLLSLRPSAVNAGPGLLEECDRLLKKAGLLP; from the coding sequence ATGGCCTTACCCCCACCGATGCGACTGAGGGGGCATCGGTGCTTTGATCTCCTACACCGGCGCGGCAAACGCCACGACAGCGACCATCTCGTGCTTCGGGTGGTTCAGGCTGACCCCAGGCGCCTGATTCCCTCCCTTCAACGCTGGGAAAGCCTGGATCCGGCGGCACGCCGTTGTCGGTGCGGCGTTGTAATCAGCAGCAAAGTGAGCAAACGATCGGTGAAGCGCAATAGGCTCCGCCGATTTCTCCATCAGTATTTGCGCTCCCGCCTGGAACACGATCCAGGACTGGCCGACCGCTGGTTATTGCTCAGCCTGCGACCCAGTGCCGTCAACGCCGGCCCCGGATTGCTGGAAGAATGCGACAGATTGCTGAAGAAGGCCGGCCTGCTGCCATGA
- a CDS encoding PH domain-containing protein has translation MTTTPVEETFYEGGPARGDLILNLLFGLTLIGLPFAVGAVVRALWLQFRITSRRISVSGGWMGRDRSQVAYNQIREVRCVPRGFGAWGDMVLVLTDGSRLEMRSVPRFRDTEAYILARIEARGDGETTPEAKGFAA, from the coding sequence ATGACCACCACACCCGTTGAAGAGACCTTTTACGAGGGCGGCCCAGCCCGAGGTGACCTGATTCTCAATCTGCTCTTCGGTCTCACCCTCATCGGCTTGCCCTTCGCCGTCGGCGCCGTGGTCCGGGCGCTCTGGCTGCAGTTCCGCATCACCAGCCGCCGAATTTCCGTGAGTGGTGGCTGGATGGGACGGGATCGCAGCCAGGTGGCCTACAACCAGATTCGGGAAGTCCGCTGTGTGCCCCGCGGCTTTGGCGCCTGGGGCGACATGGTTCTGGTGCTCACCGACGGATCCCGCCTCGAGATGCGGTCCGTGCCTCGCTTCCGAGACACGGAGGCTTACATCCTCGCCAGGATCGAAGCCCGTGGAGACGGTGAGACAACACCCGAAGCCAAGGGCTTCGCAGCCTGA
- the yidC gene encoding membrane protein insertase YidC, translating into MIGYISDNLLIPILDFFYGLVPSYGLAIVALTVVIRLALFPLSAGSIRSARRMRIAQPVMQKRQAEIKSRFANNPQKQQEELGKLMKEFGSPLAGCLPLLVQMPILFALFATLRGSPFADVPYTLNLKVLPAEQIAAVDPKPFNSASHSIFITETNHVPVIASLPGGTKLGQGDNAKIQLKTKDGESFATVLEGVEDGQSFLPDWTVTKGEGVVSVAADGTIQALSPGDATVEGKIPGLAARSGFLFIKALGQVGFYTDGAINWDIAILVGAFGLSLFVSQLLSGMGMPANPQQATANKITPVMITGMFLFFPLPAGVLLYMVIANIFQALQTFLLTREALPENLQSILDDQLRQQAVTATASSGGGGSPAGRLPFEPRSK; encoded by the coding sequence GTGATCGGGTACATCTCCGACAACCTGCTGATCCCGATCCTGGATTTCTTCTATGGATTGGTTCCCAGCTACGGCCTGGCGATCGTGGCCCTCACGGTGGTGATCCGCCTCGCCCTCTTCCCGCTCAGCGCCGGCTCGATCCGCAGTGCCCGCCGGATGCGCATTGCCCAACCGGTGATGCAGAAGCGGCAGGCGGAGATCAAGTCACGTTTCGCCAACAACCCTCAGAAGCAGCAGGAGGAACTCGGGAAGCTGATGAAGGAGTTCGGCAGCCCCCTGGCGGGGTGTTTGCCCCTGCTGGTGCAGATGCCAATCCTCTTCGCCCTCTTCGCCACGCTGCGGGGGTCACCTTTCGCCGACGTTCCTTACACCCTGAATCTGAAAGTGCTGCCGGCTGAGCAGATTGCCGCCGTCGACCCGAAACCTTTCAACAGCGCCAGCCATTCGATCTTCATCACCGAAACCAACCATGTGCCGGTGATTGCCAGCCTCCCCGGCGGCACCAAACTCGGCCAGGGCGACAACGCCAAAATCCAGCTCAAAACCAAAGACGGTGAGAGCTTCGCCACCGTTCTCGAAGGCGTGGAGGATGGCCAATCCTTCCTCCCCGACTGGACGGTGACCAAAGGCGAGGGTGTGGTTTCCGTGGCTGCCGACGGCACCATTCAGGCCCTGTCTCCCGGCGATGCGACCGTGGAAGGCAAGATTCCAGGCCTCGCCGCCCGCAGCGGCTTCCTGTTCATCAAAGCCCTTGGCCAGGTTGGCTTTTACACCGATGGAGCGATCAACTGGGACATTGCCATCCTCGTGGGGGCGTTTGGCCTGAGCCTGTTCGTATCTCAGCTGCTCTCAGGCATGGGCATGCCCGCCAATCCCCAGCAGGCGACCGCCAACAAGATCACTCCCGTGATGATCACCGGCATGTTCCTGTTCTTCCCCCTGCCGGCCGGCGTTCTCCTCTACATGGTGATCGCCAACATCTTCCAGGCGCTTCAAACCTTCCTCCTGACCAGAGAAGCCCTGCCTGAGAACCTCCAATCGATTCTCGATGATCAATTGCGTCAACAGGCCGTGACAGCCACGGCCAGTTCCGGCGGTGGCGGCAGTCCGGCCGGGCGCTTGCCCTTCGAACCGCGAAGCAAATGA
- a CDS encoding DUF177 domain-containing protein translates to MIPGLEPVPLRDLQALGANKRWPIEGSLEDLPSLTPVRGELQAEHLGNLLALQGRFETIVTLCCDRCLGQYNHRLQADVEEIIWLGDAENEAAMAEAGLGVDGAQGLVECLDPRGSFDPERWVFEQLNLQLPVVNRCGLDCPGMPPEQSRPPGAKDRNDRLNAESGDPRWAALRKLRGEDR, encoded by the coding sequence ATGATTCCGGGGCTCGAGCCCGTTCCCCTGCGTGATCTCCAGGCCCTTGGGGCCAACAAACGTTGGCCGATCGAGGGGAGTCTCGAGGATCTGCCAAGCCTGACGCCAGTGCGGGGTGAACTGCAGGCGGAACATCTCGGCAATCTGCTCGCACTGCAGGGTCGGTTCGAAACGATCGTCACTCTCTGCTGTGATCGCTGCCTCGGTCAGTACAACCATCGCCTCCAGGCGGATGTGGAAGAGATCATCTGGCTCGGCGATGCGGAGAACGAAGCGGCCATGGCCGAAGCTGGCCTGGGAGTCGACGGAGCCCAGGGCCTGGTCGAGTGCCTCGACCCCCGCGGCAGTTTCGACCCCGAACGCTGGGTGTTCGAACAGCTGAATCTGCAACTGCCGGTGGTCAACCGTTGCGGTCTGGATTGCCCCGGCATGCCGCCCGAGCAATCCCGGCCCCCTGGGGCTAAAGACCGGAACGACCGCCTCAACGCTGAATCAGGCGATCCCCGTTGGGCCGCCCTGCGCAAGCTCAGAGGGGAAGATCGCTGA
- a CDS encoding AAA family ATPase yields the protein MQAEWSDQLELLIRAATPLIWIRSQEEERVEALLAEVSQRFSGRQLARWDFITGLQGPLNGAGTGARQPMAVLQWLQELDDSRPTLLLLKDFHRFCDDPGVARMVRNLTARLRETPHTLVLCHGAWTPPPELDECLTLLDLPLPREQELKALLTSIARACDQELDEEVLEELTHACSGLTEARVRHVAARALAQRGQLSRLDLEDVLEEKRRCLARSEVLEFCQTDADPGDIGGLDALKHWLDQRHQAFSDEARRFGLPMPRGVLLVGPQGTGKSLTARAIAHSWSMPLLRLDVGRLFAGLVGASEARTRDTIERAEAMAPCVLWIDEVDKGFGGDGRSDGGTSQRVLATVLTWMAEKRSAVFVVATANAVDRLPPELLRKGRFDEIFLLDLPSAQERQSILALHVARRRPNLTLPLETVVDRTEGYSGAELEQVVIEAMHLAFAERRELEESDLIVAANQLVPLSRTAREQLEALQRWASSGRARPASTLAPARDVAGNEEA from the coding sequence ATGCAGGCGGAGTGGAGCGACCAGCTCGAGCTGTTGATCCGGGCCGCAACCCCCCTGATCTGGATCCGCAGCCAGGAGGAGGAACGGGTGGAAGCGCTGCTCGCTGAGGTCAGTCAGCGGTTTTCCGGACGCCAACTCGCCCGCTGGGACTTCATCACTGGCCTGCAGGGGCCGCTCAATGGTGCGGGAACAGGCGCTCGCCAGCCGATGGCGGTGCTCCAGTGGCTGCAGGAACTGGACGACAGTCGCCCCACCCTGCTGCTGCTCAAGGATTTTCACCGCTTCTGCGACGATCCGGGCGTCGCCCGCATGGTGCGCAACCTCACGGCACGCCTGCGCGAAACACCCCACACCCTGGTGTTGTGTCATGGCGCCTGGACACCGCCGCCGGAACTGGACGAGTGCCTCACCCTTCTGGACCTGCCCCTGCCTCGTGAGCAGGAACTGAAGGCTCTGCTCACGTCGATCGCCCGCGCCTGTGACCAGGAGCTGGACGAAGAGGTGCTCGAAGAACTCACCCATGCCTGCAGCGGTCTGACCGAGGCACGCGTGCGTCATGTCGCGGCGCGAGCCCTGGCACAGCGCGGCCAGCTCAGCCGCCTTGATCTGGAGGATGTGCTCGAGGAGAAACGGCGTTGTCTCGCTCGCAGTGAAGTGCTCGAGTTCTGCCAGACCGATGCCGATCCAGGCGACATCGGTGGCCTGGATGCGCTCAAACACTGGCTCGACCAACGCCATCAGGCCTTCAGTGACGAAGCCCGCCGTTTCGGTCTGCCGATGCCCCGTGGCGTGCTCCTGGTGGGACCGCAGGGCACGGGCAAGTCCCTCACAGCCCGAGCCATTGCCCACAGCTGGTCGATGCCCTTGCTGCGCCTCGATGTGGGGCGATTGTTTGCAGGTCTGGTGGGTGCCAGTGAAGCGCGCACCCGCGACACGATTGAGCGGGCCGAGGCCATGGCGCCCTGCGTGCTCTGGATCGATGAGGTCGACAAGGGCTTTGGGGGAGATGGCCGCAGCGATGGGGGCACCAGCCAACGGGTTTTGGCCACCGTTCTCACCTGGATGGCAGAGAAACGGTCCGCCGTGTTCGTGGTCGCCACGGCCAATGCGGTGGACCGGCTGCCGCCCGAGCTGCTGCGCAAAGGCCGATTTGATGAGATTTTCCTGCTCGATCTCCCCTCAGCCCAGGAGCGGCAAAGCATCCTTGCCCTGCATGTGGCCCGGCGGCGCCCCAATCTGACGCTGCCGCTGGAGACCGTGGTGGATCGCACCGAGGGCTATTCCGGCGCAGAACTCGAACAAGTGGTGATCGAAGCGATGCATCTGGCCTTCGCTGAGCGACGCGAACTGGAGGAAAGCGATCTGATCGTGGCCGCCAACCAGCTGGTGCCGCTCTCACGCACGGCCCGGGAGCAACTAGAGGCCCTGCAGCGCTGGGCGAGCAGCGGCCGAGCCCGACCGGCATCCACCCTCGCGCCAGCCCGTGATGTTGCGGGCAATGAAGAAGCCTGA
- the serS gene encoding serine--tRNA ligase, with amino-acid sequence MLDQRLVRENPDLIARELGRRGLEVDLTGLQLMAQQQRNLEEQRSSLQAEGNRIGKEVGVQIKAGADPKGEEVAALRQQGNAIKHKVAVLEDEEKQLQGRLREQLLTLPNLPSPDCPDGSDETENQEVRRWGTPRLGDGLQEHWAIADRLGLLDTERSVRIAQSRFVTLFGQGARLERALINFMLDLHTSKGYREVLPPVLVNSASLTGSGQLPKFAEESFRCADDDLWLTPTAEVPVTSLHRDEIIPADQLPLRYVAYSPCFRREAGSYGRDTRGLIRLHQFNKVELYWFAHPDHSDEAHAQITADAEAVLQALELPYRVLDLCTGDLGFSARRTYDLEVWLAGAGAYREISSCSVCGDFQARRSSIRTKEGKTTRLLHTLNGSGLAIGRTMAALLENGQQDDGSVVLPEALRPYFGSDCLRPE; translated from the coding sequence GTGCTTGATCAGCGCCTCGTGCGTGAAAATCCCGACCTGATCGCCCGGGAACTGGGGCGTCGGGGCCTGGAGGTGGACCTCACCGGTCTGCAGCTGATGGCCCAGCAGCAGAGAAACCTCGAGGAACAGCGCAGCAGCCTGCAGGCCGAAGGCAATCGCATCGGCAAGGAGGTTGGCGTTCAGATCAAGGCCGGGGCCGACCCCAAAGGTGAGGAGGTGGCAGCCCTTCGCCAGCAAGGCAATGCGATCAAGCACAAGGTCGCCGTCCTGGAAGACGAAGAGAAACAGCTCCAAGGGCGCCTGCGAGAGCAACTGCTGACCCTGCCGAACCTGCCGTCACCCGACTGTCCCGACGGCAGCGATGAAACCGAGAACCAGGAGGTGCGCCGTTGGGGCACGCCGCGCCTTGGCGACGGACTGCAGGAGCACTGGGCGATCGCCGATCGACTCGGCCTGCTCGACACGGAGCGGTCGGTTCGGATCGCTCAGAGCCGTTTCGTGACCCTGTTCGGCCAGGGGGCGCGACTGGAGCGGGCCCTGATCAATTTCATGCTCGACCTGCACACGAGCAAGGGGTACCGCGAAGTGCTGCCGCCGGTCCTCGTCAACAGTGCCAGCCTCACCGGATCGGGGCAACTGCCCAAATTCGCGGAAGAAAGCTTTCGGTGCGCCGATGATGACCTCTGGCTCACACCCACAGCGGAGGTGCCCGTCACCTCGCTGCACCGCGACGAAATCATTCCCGCTGACCAGCTGCCGCTGCGCTACGTGGCCTACAGCCCTTGTTTTCGACGGGAAGCGGGGAGCTATGGCCGAGACACCCGCGGCCTGATCCGTCTGCATCAGTTCAACAAGGTGGAGCTCTATTGGTTTGCCCATCCCGACCACTCGGATGAGGCCCACGCCCAGATCACGGCCGACGCTGAAGCTGTGCTGCAGGCCCTGGAGCTGCCCTATCGGGTGCTGGACCTCTGCACAGGAGACCTGGGTTTCTCCGCCCGACGCACCTATGACCTCGAGGTGTGGCTGGCCGGAGCGGGCGCCTACCGCGAGATTTCCAGTTGCAGCGTCTGTGGCGATTTTCAGGCGCGGCGCTCCTCCATCCGCACCAAGGAGGGTAAAACCACCCGGCTGCTGCACACCCTCAATGGCAGCGGTCTGGCGATCGGACGCACCATGGCGGCCTTGCTCGAAAACGGCCAGCAGGACGATGGCAGCGTGGTGCTGCCCGAGGCGCTGAGGCCTTACTTCGGCAGCGACTGTCTGCGGCCAGAATGA
- the rseP gene encoding RIP metalloprotease RseP: protein MNVLSALIALGLLVVIHEAGHFLAAVGQGIRVNGFSVGFGPALIKTEWRGVTYALRLLPLGGFVSFPDDDDDSPIPADDPDLLRNRPIPQRILVISAGVLANLILAWVLLVGQSALMGLPAEAEPGVLVVAVQPGEAAARAGLQAGDRILRLDGELLGTGQDAVRSLVDQVQSEPGQSLALLTQRPTGKEQPSTEQVLTLTPEDRDGLGRIGAQLQINRGSALRPARDPLEAIGFGTAEFGGLLRNTVEGYGGLITHFGETAQQVSGPVKIVEMGAQLSSQGQGGLVLFTALISVNLAVLNALPLPLLDGGQLVLILLEAVRGRPLPERLQLAVMQSGLLLLLGLSVVLIVRDTSQLPLVQQLTGH from the coding sequence GTGAACGTTCTCTCAGCCCTGATCGCCCTGGGGCTTCTGGTGGTGATTCATGAAGCGGGCCACTTCCTCGCAGCGGTGGGGCAGGGCATCCGCGTGAATGGCTTCTCCGTTGGCTTTGGGCCGGCCCTGATCAAGACGGAGTGGCGGGGTGTCACCTATGCCCTGCGCCTGTTGCCGCTCGGTGGCTTCGTGTCATTTCCCGATGACGACGACGACAGCCCCATCCCAGCCGACGATCCCGATCTGCTGCGCAATCGGCCGATCCCGCAGCGCATCCTGGTGATCAGTGCCGGGGTTCTGGCCAATCTGATTCTGGCCTGGGTTCTGCTGGTCGGTCAGTCAGCCCTGATGGGTCTGCCCGCCGAAGCTGAACCGGGCGTGCTGGTGGTGGCCGTGCAACCCGGGGAAGCGGCAGCCCGTGCCGGTCTCCAGGCCGGTGATCGGATTCTGCGGCTCGACGGTGAGCTGCTGGGCACAGGTCAGGACGCGGTGCGATCGCTGGTGGATCAGGTGCAGAGCGAACCGGGGCAGTCGCTGGCGTTGCTGACCCAGCGCCCAACGGGCAAGGAGCAACCGAGCACGGAGCAGGTCCTGACCCTCACACCTGAGGATCGGGATGGACTCGGACGCATCGGCGCCCAGCTCCAGATCAATCGGGGCAGCGCCCTGCGTCCCGCCCGGGACCCGCTGGAGGCGATCGGTTTCGGCACTGCGGAATTCGGCGGGCTGCTGCGCAACACGGTGGAGGGCTATGGCGGGCTGATCACCCATTTCGGAGAAACCGCCCAGCAAGTGAGCGGACCGGTGAAAATCGTGGAGATGGGGGCCCAGCTCAGCAGCCAGGGCCAAGGTGGACTGGTGCTCTTCACCGCGTTGATTTCGGTGAACCTGGCCGTGCTCAACGCCCTGCCCTTACCTCTGCTCGACGGCGGCCAACTGGTTCTCATCCTGCTGGAAGCGGTGCGGGGCCGCCCCCTGCCGGAGCGTCTTCAGCTGGCGGTGATGCAGTCCGGTCTGCTGCTTCTGCTCGGCCTGAGCGTGGTGTTGATCGTGCGCGACACCAGCCAATTGCCGTTGGTGCAGCAGCTCACCGGCCACTGA
- the rpsN gene encoding 30S ribosomal protein S14, whose amino-acid sequence MAKKSMIARDVKRKKMVERYAAKRTALMAAFNAANDPMERLEIHRKIQSLPRNSAPTRIRNRCWATGKPRGVYRDFGLCRNQLRERAHKGELPGVVKSSW is encoded by the coding sequence ATGGCCAAGAAGTCGATGATCGCCCGCGACGTGAAGCGGAAGAAAATGGTCGAGCGGTATGCGGCGAAGCGCACGGCGCTGATGGCCGCCTTCAATGCGGCGAACGATCCAATGGAGCGGTTGGAGATCCACCGGAAGATCCAATCCCTCCCTCGCAACAGTGCTCCCACCCGCATCCGCAATCGCTGCTGGGCCACGGGCAAACCCCGCGGTGTGTATCGCGACTTCGGCCTTTGCCGTAATCAGCTGCGCGAACGCGCCCACAAAGGCGAACTCCCTGGAGTGGTGAAGTCGAGCTGGTGA